In Zingiber officinale cultivar Zhangliang chromosome 11B, Zo_v1.1, whole genome shotgun sequence, a single window of DNA contains:
- the LOC122033589 gene encoding 50S ribosomal protein L7/L12-like, which translates to MSSLLRSGGHPRLLSAASSFPFLRRFSAAAPAAKDDCGDLEPVDQRRLPADYDPATFDPSAPQRSPPSDRVWRLVDQVAALSLAEVAELSVILRDKMGMKEPPAIGIANAGAGGAGGSAGGAAADGKEEAKKQEKTVFELRLDSYDAASKIKVIKEVRGFTDLGLKEAKELVEKAPAVIKKGLSKEEAEQIIEKMKAVGAKVVME; encoded by the coding sequence ATGAGCTCTCTACTTCGATCGGGCGGCCACCCCCGTCTCCTCTCCGCCGCCTCTTCCTTCCCGTTCCTCCGCCGCTTCTCCGCTGCGGCTCCAGCGGCCAAAGATGACTGTGGAGACCTCGAGCCCGTCGACCAGCGGAGGCTTCCTGCGGACTACGACCCCGCCACCTTCGATCCTTCCGCGCCGCAACGGAGCCCGCCGTCTGATCGGGTTTGGAGGCTCGTCGACCAGGTCGCCGCGCTTTCCCTCGCCGAGGTCGCTGAGCTATCCGTCATACTCCGGGATAAGATGGGGATGAAAGAGCCCCCGGCTATCGGCATCGCCAACGCCGGGGCTGGCGGGGCCGGCGGATCGGCTGGGGGTGCGGCGGCGGATGGGAAGGAGGAGGCTAAGAAGCAGGAGAAGACGGTGTTCGAGCTTAGGTTGGACTCTTACGATGCTGCTTCCAAGATCAAGGTGATCAAGGAGGTCAGGGGATTTACAGATTTGGGGCTGAAGGAGGCGAAAGAATTGGTGGAGAAGGCACCAGCGGTGATTAAGAAGGGGCTCTCAAAGGAGGAAGCCGAGCAGATCATTGAGAAGATGAAGGCCGTTGGTGCTAAGGTTGTCATGGAATGA